One genomic segment of Tubulanus polymorphus chromosome 4, tnTubPoly1.2, whole genome shotgun sequence includes these proteins:
- the LOC141904204 gene encoding atrial natriuretic peptide-converting enzyme-like, producing MMIFQKARYDNPAYECDNDYPLQNYGNGGKIQHRTGTDCVRPITFGSEYKSKHVGCMFCCVLLVVCIYVTVTLTLCLYFLVFHPEIGGKYVKEKYSTDLFQGNIKVIGGPFSKYSAQLGNENSLEYNIFKENFQFQIDRAFKKSSYSDLYNGTQIMKLTNGSVKVDFVLKMKSMVSVYEDTHQKMEDAVRLFADTDGTLGPFVVDKLSINITSDNPLLTTSVTPAPTLPSTTTVAPTNATPVGECTPMVVNYQNITCSQFYNFTAFPNLLNHSNENEAIHSILLWGLYFTDKSFNCYEHAALFGCSLYLPKCSGNSTPPYHILPPCRNICEETFANCGPILELAYVAWPPPINCSDFPNSTDPGICVGGLEAATPPVQKACPEDHFKCDDGRCLPKRWRCDGNQDCEDNSDETTQCASCDKLSEYQCKSHECIPVSKHCDGVVDCYAAYDERNCTRFVESSTNGNGLVEVFNGINGTWMPVCSDRWTYNTTNAVCRQLTYSSSQESPSFNPVVTNSSSADMATLNDVTMHDPLSTKYFISNVDTSSNTTCASGTATRVTCGDIQCGMRPAYVPHMLRIVGGSEVKPGTWPWLVSIHLGGRNAFYCGGGLIHQQWVLTASHCIGYLTEKSDMTLVFGVTRRNAYSPYRQTRKPIHMVRTTNYTYGNWPNDISLIKLDRPVDFNDYVRPICLPAADLKLPAGTRCYAAGFGRTAEDGKDFSEVAREVRLSIVNRTECQIALETADKAVVGMLRDHHLCAGGQKGLDSCQGDSGTSFVCEDKSSGRWFAVGVTIGGLGCARPLPAVNIEVSKFVNWIKRNIAENS from the exons atgatgattttcCAGAAG GCGCGATACGACAATCCAGCGTATGAATGCGATAATGACTACCCTTTACAGAACTACGGCAATGGCGGAAAGATTCAGCATCGAACCGGCACCGATTGCGTTCGACCAATCACATTCGGTTCGGAATATAAGAGCAAACACGTGGGCTGCATGTTCTGTTGCGTCCTATTGGTCGTCTGTATCTACGTCACAGTTACCTTGACCTTATGTTTATACTTTCTAG TCTTCCATCCCGAAATAGGTGGAAAATATGTCAAAG aaaagtATAGCACGGATTTATTTCAAGGCAATATTAAAGTGATAGGAGGCCCGTTTTCTAAATATTCAGCTCAGTTAGGAAACGAAAATTCTTTGGAATATAACATATTCAAGGAAAACTTTCAATTCCAG ATTGATAGAGCCTTCAAGAAGAGTAGTTACAGTGATTTATATAATGGTACTCAAATAATGAAACTCAC AAATGGCAGCGTTAAAGTCGACTTCGTCCTGAAAATGAAGTCAATGGTGTCGGTTTACGAAGATACTCATCAAAAAATGGAAGATGCAGTTCGCCTATTCGCGGATACTGATGGAACACTTGGCCCTTTTGTAGTCGATAAACTATCCATTAACATCACTTCTGACA ATCCTTTACTGACGACATCGGTTACACCTGCACCCACGTTACCGTCCACAACTACAGTTGCCCCGACAAACGCTACTCCTG TAGGAGAATGCACACCTATGGTCGTCAACTATCAGAACATCACTTGTTCTCAATTCTACAATTTCACCGCTTTTCCCAATTTGTTAAACCACTCGAATGAGAATGAAGCGATACATTCTATATTACTGTGGGGTCTGTATTTTACCGATAAAAGTTTCAATTGCTACGAACACGCGGCGCTGTTCGGCTGTTCTCTCTATTTACCGAAATGTAGCGGAAATTCGACACCGCCGTATCATATATTACCACCGTGTCGGAACATCTGCGAGG AAACATTCGCTAATTGCGGCCCCATATTGGAACTAGCTTACGTCGCATGGCCTCCCCCTATCAACTGTTCGGACTTCCCGAATTCTACGGATCCCGGTATTTGTGTCGGTGGACTGGAGGCAGCGACACCACCCGTACAGAAAG CTTGTCCTGAAGACCATTTCAAGTGCGACGATGGTCGTTGTTTGCCCAAAAGGTGGCGCTGTGACGGGAACCAGGATTGTGAAGACAATTCGGATGAGACAACTCAGTGTG cTTCGTGCGATAAACTGAGTGAATATCAGTGTAAGAGCCATGAATGTATTCCTGTGTCGAAACACTGTGATGGTGTAGTTGATTGTTATGCGGCTTACGACGAACGAAATTGCA CTCGATTCGTGGAAAGTTCTACGAACGGTAATGGTTTAGTCGAAGTATTCAACGGTATTAATGGCACGTGGATGCCTGTATGTTCGGATAGATGGACATATAATACAACGAACGCAGTTTGTCGACAGCTCACTTACAG TTCTAGTCAAGAATCTCCGAGTTTCAATCCAGTCGTCACAAACTCATCATCCGCCGACATGGCCACCCTGAATGACGTCACGATGCACGATCCGTTATCAACAAAGTATTTTATATCAAACGTCGATACATCGTCTAATACAACGTGTGCGTCTGGAACGGCAACACGCGTTACGTGCGGTGATATAC AATGTGGGATGCGCCCGGCTTACGTGCCACATATGCTGAGAATCGTCGGCGGTTCAGAAGTAAAACCGGGTACTTGGCCGTGGTTGGTATCGATACATTTAGGCGGTAGAAACGCGTTCTACTGCGGTGGAGGTCTTATACACCAACAATGGGTACTCACTGCTTCACATTGCATCGGCTA TTTGACGGAGAAGAGCGACATGACCCTCGTATTCGGAGTCACCAGGCGAAACGCCTACTCCCCCTACAGGCAAACGCGAAAACCAATCCACATGGTTCGCACGACGAATTACACCTATGGAAACTGGCCAAACGATATCAGTTTAATAAAGTTAGATCGACCTGTCGATTTCAATGATTACGTCAGACCGATTTGTTTACCGGCTGCAGATCTCAAATTACCGGCCGGGACGCGCTGCTATGCCGCGGGATTCGGACGAACTGCCGAAGATG gTAAAGATTTTTCCGAGGTCGCTCGAGAAGTTCGGCTATCCATCGTTAATCGTACAGAATGTCAAATTGCTCTGGAAACGGCCGATAAAGCCGTCGTGGGAATGTTGCGCGATCATCATCTATGCGCAGGGGGGCAGAAAGGCTTGGACTCGTGCCAG GGTGATAGTGGTACATCATTTGTATGTGAGGACAAGTCTTCAGGTCGCTGGTTCGCTGTCGGCGTTACTATCGGCGGCCTCGGTTGCGCCAGACCATTACCTGCTGTGAATATTGAAGTTTCTAAATTCGTAAACTGGATCAAACGGAATATAGctgaaaattcatga
- the LOC141903294 gene encoding uncharacterized protein LOC141903294, producing MRKCNGRDDDSLRDDASSIVNNYINTDRSEADNQRQTDIAPRTMFISNGETGNHDDHCSESESFAHAKTSFIGPDSITVLINAKNTAAAHKPDRSSTESSSTGNHDDHDECYEQSALLQHRQRQRVDSVRSSEFESDGIVEYLYNGRRSTATTTFSVQSNIRVKKRSKSAATFNENTMNYRLRRTSSAVNADERLLKRRDKTVNLYFLDNAGKVSPAGKSNISYDCDEGFLSTCDRVSPYRTRAPPGAGDMHRITHQLADMSLYYATERKHQTPTRGRPSTTTTDRQTETENPEKTGKTETKNSEILKRQETEVKTAPKQPELKRSRPWTTGRTTCAKERSLSNKLLNVVSIDDSPLRYSFDPYANIHSVVNSRVTTTTDDDSQTDASLVSSARTESGIYDMRIPADDDDETAGQTSEMRKDELYTLLFDEDMVITNRAVDRGFGCLLKPSRNNPVIDGACYRGLYRYDNSRRHKLRPTRGSRHFQRMLATLRLQLLMGENSPTRERFVKSLQKYSSDNKAPSVNGKKHEPMSSLAGIAE from the coding sequence GACATCGCGCCGCGAACAATGTTCATTTCAAACGGTGAGACCGGTAACCACGACGACCATTGTAGCGAGTCGGAAAGTTTCGCACACGCGAAAACTAGTTTTATAGGACCCGATTCGATAACAGTTTTAATAAACGCGAAAAACACAGCAGCTGCTCATAAACCAGACAGGAGCAGCACGGAGAGCAGTTCTACTGGTAACCACGACGATCACGATGAATGTTATGAACAGTCCGCATTGTTGCAGCATCGACAGCGGCAACGAGTAGACAGCGTTCGATCTAGCGAGTTCGAATCGGATGGAATCGTCGAGTATTTATACAACGGTCGACGTTCAACTGCGACGACGACGTTCAGCGTTCAATCGAACATCCGAGTGAAAAAACGTTCAAAATCGGCAGCGACGTTCAACGAGAACACTATGAATTATAGACTTCGTAGAACGTCGTCGGCTGTGAACGCAGATGAGAGACTTCTCAAACGCAGAGACAAAACGGTGAATCTTTATTTTCTCGATAACGCTGGGAAAGTGAGTCCGGCGGGTAAGTCTAATATCAGTTACGACTGTGACGAGGGATTCCTGTCTACGTGCGACCGGGTCAGTCCGTATCGGACGAGAGCGCCGCCTGGTGCCGGCGATATGCACCGGATTACTCATCAATTAGCCGATATGTCGTTGTATTACGCAACGGAACGCAAGCATCAGACGCCGACACGCGGCAGACCGAGTACAACGACGACCGATCGGCAAAcggaaacagaaaaccctgagAAAACGGGTAAAACAGAGACCAAAAACTCGGAAATTCTAAAGCGACAAGAAACAGAAGTTAAAACTGCTCCGAAACAACCGGAATTGAAACGATCGAGACCTTGGACGACCGGACGAACGACGTGCGCGAAGGAACGTTCGCTGTCTAATAAACTATTAAACGTGGTATCTATCGACGATTCACCGCTCAGATACAGCTTCGATCCGTATGCTAATATTCATAGTGTCGTTAACTCACGCGTAACCACGACTACTGACGACGACAGTCAAACAGACGCGAGTCTCGTATCATCGGCTAGAACGGAGAGCGGTATCTACGACATGAGAATCCCGGcagacgacgatgatgaaacCGCCGGTCAGACGTCCGAGATGAGAAAAGATGAACTCTATACGTTACTGTTCGATGAAGATatggttataacgaacagagcGGTCGATCGCGGGTTCGGGTGTTTGTTGAAACCGTCGCGAAATAACCCGGTGATCGACGGCGCATGCTACCGCGGTCTGTATCGATACGACAACTCGCGACGTCATAAACTACGCCCGACGCGCGGCAGTCGACATTTTCAGAGGATGCTGGCGACGCTGCGTCTGCAGCTACTGATGGGCGAGAACAGTCCGACGCGAGAACGATTCGTGAAATCGTTGCAGAAATATTCAAGCGATAATAAAGCGCCTTCGGTAAACGGGAAAAAACACGAACCAATGAGCAGCCTAGCGGGTATAGCTGAATAA
- the LOC141903071 gene encoding uncharacterized protein LOC141903071: MSLNTAHAHGGVLIYCGERILIYYDGVEFCIEPDQPHQAMRGTNKGRVYLTTHRVIYNSKNRNDVLQSFSIPFTSMRKIELEQPIFGSNYIKGKVIAETNGNWTGSANFKLYFTTGGAIEFGQAMLEAGKRVIRNRPAQPPPYAPPSGRYYQAPPPAYTPMYQDPMYSFVPHQTFPTAPPANGVYMTDAPPPYPGINPNEAAYAPPHPPGFVAGGNGVGAPPPPYQMQPNNQFGGYPPPQNGAYPPPQNGAYPPPQNGAYPPPQNGAYPPPQNGAYPPPQNGAYPPPQNGAYPPPQNGAYPPPQNGAYGAGYPLSANDAKAIEASGYYNPNQPNTAFVQQRPDAVRYPPSYDEATKKSQ, translated from the exons ATGTCTCTAAATACAGCACACGCTCACGGAGGGGTTCTAATTTACTGTGGAGAGAG gattttgatttattatgaTGGAGTCGAGTTTTGTATTGAACCAGATCAACCGCACCAGGCGATGCGTGGTACCAACAAAGGCCGTGTTTATTTAACCACTCATAGG GTTATTTATAACAGTAAGAATAGAAATGACGTTCTTCAATCGTTTTCTATTCCGTTCACGTCGATGAGAAAAATCGAATTAGAACAGCCTATATTCGGCTCTAACTATATCAAAGGCAAAGTGATTGCGGAAACTAACG GTAACTGGACTGGTTCGGCTAATTTTAAGTTGTATTTCACTACTGGTGGAGCTATCGAGTTCGGACAAGCGATGTTAGAAGCTGGTAAAAGAG TTATACGGAACAGACCTGCGCAACCTCCACCATACGCTCCACCGTCAGGACGGTACTATCAGGCTCCACCACCGGCCTATACTCCCATGTATCAGGATCCAATGTATTCATTCGTACCGCATCAAACATTCCCAACAGCACCACCTG ctaATGGCGTTTATATGACGGATGCCCCGCCTCCGTACCCAGGGATAAATCCAAATGAGGCTGCGTATGCTCCTCCGCATCCACCGGGATTTGTAGCCGGGGGCAACGGTGTTGGCGCGCCGCCTCCACCCTACCAAATGCAACCAAACAATCAATTCGGTGGATATCCACCTCCACAGAATGGAGCGTATCCACCTCCACAGAATGGAGCGTATCCACCTCCACAGAATGGAGCGTATCCACCTCCACAGAATGGAGCATATCCACCTCCACAGAATGGAGCGTATCCACCTCCACAGAATGGAGCGTATCCACCTCCACAGAATGGGGCGTACCCACCTCCACAGAATGGAGCGTATCCACCTCCACAGAATGGGGCGTACGGTGCCGGATATCCGTTGTCAGCTAATGATGCGAAGGCGATTGAAGCGAGTGGATATTACAATCCGAATCAACCGAATACAGCGTTCGTACAGCAGCGTCCGGACGCCGTTCGTTATCCACCATCTTATGACGAAGCCACAAAAAAATCACagtga
- the LOC141903072 gene encoding uncharacterized protein LOC141903072, which yields MYVSVCRNPATGLRRHTGGIFNNASNRRSLGQLPRVSEPWKYDRSWNRRIWLKFCLVYLTIAVIGFVFVVLGCIYIKFNSVLLCVSAIVAGLIILFGSCIMGKRYLNKKKSERLEAEQIRAHLQQQGCGEADIPWELPPQYTPTADPSSCINEDYPTVHSISGQIKPPEYSLHLPSYTRDLPTYEESFLSSNPASGCQTVIMLHEPAAPTSSTAHHSTVITVSSDPSGAHTGGNSPAVHSIVVTSSDETSSGNAAAANLPINHRSLTTSISSSSEETASNNGLMISTCNTAQSSPLLPAAAGVAGAGAASPRVVITSTTNLNNDNQSTTTTNNRPTTIISLTTVHSV from the exons ATGTATGTGAGTGTGTGTAGAAACCCAGCTACCGGACTGAGACGTCACACCGGTGGTATATTCAACAATGCTAGTAACCGCCGGTCGCTAGGTCAGTTACCGCGCGTCAGTGAACCGTGGAAGTACGACCGATCGTGGAACCGTCGAATCTGGCTGAAGTTCTGTCTGGTTTACTTGACGATCGCTGTCATCGGTTTCGTGTTCGTCGTTCTCGGATGCATTTACATTAAATTCAATTCGGTTTTACTTTGTGTATCGGCAATAG ttgCTGGACTGATAATCCTGTTTGGAAGTTGTATTATGGGTAAGAGATATTTGAACAAGAAGAAAAGTGAACGTCTTGAAGCAGAACAGATCAGGGCACATTTACAACAGCAAG GTTGCGGTGAAGCGGATATACCGTGGGAATTACCACCTCAATACACACCTACTGCTGATCCGAGTAGTTGTATAAACGAGGATTACCCGACTGTACACAGTATCAGCGGTCAGATTAAACCACCCGAATACTCGTTACATCTACCCTCGTATACTCGAGATCTTCCCACGTACGAAGAGAGTTTCCTCTCGTCGAATCCGGCGTCCGGATGTCAGACGGTGATTATGCTACACGAGCCCGCGGCGCCGACATCGTCTACCGCTCATCACAGCACCGTTATAACGGTATCCAGTGATCCAAGCGGTGCGCATACCGGCGGTAATTCACCAGCCGTTCACAGTATCGTCGTCACCTCGTCCGATGAGACGAGCTCGGGTAACGCCGCGGCCGCGAATCTACCGATTAATCACCGGTCGCTAACGACTTCGATCTCGTCGTCGTCCGAGGAAACCGCGTCGAATAACGGGCTGATGATATCTACGTGTAACACGGCGCAATCCTCACCTCTCTTACCGGCGGCAGCGGGCGTGGCTGGGGCGGGGGCGGCATCGCCTCGCGTCGTCATCACTTCAACCACAAATTTAAACAACGATAATcaatcgacgacgacgactaaTAACAGACCGACTACGATCATCTCTCTGACTACAGTTCACTCGGTTTGA